The sequence below is a genomic window from Humulus lupulus chromosome 3, drHumLupu1.1, whole genome shotgun sequence.
tctgtcctgcttctggtgtgtctcctggtcgatactctagcagacgctccaggtgtcaggcacgtgtcaagagattattcgccacgtcacaaatgctaatttattggataacagttaGCAACACAATCAACTATAAGTCATAGTACAAATACCATTATACCATATAACAAActcaataaaattaatataaaaacctGGTATCAAAATCACGTGTTAGTATATTACAAGTGGTTGTTCTCAAAACTAGGTGGGGCCATATGCAATATGCATACAAATTACAAAACTAGTAAAATTTGTATACAAATAATCCTTATAAATGTTTACAAGTAAAAATTAAATGCAATAAAATAGGTATATAATTAAGGGGTCGTTTGGTATGCAGGAATCTGGACACGGGAATGGAAATCTAAACACTTTCCCATGTTTGGTACtgggtttgagtttttctaaccTGTGAATCTGTACTCCAGGGGTTTTAACTTTTCCTTATTCTAAGTTCAAGTGAAACTCATTTGACAAGTGGTTTTCAGATACCTAGGAATGcgaaacacttcaaaattattattattattatttttttaaatcttaaactaataattttttagttaataacttattttatttttgaagattataatataaaaacaaatatacatatatcaaactataaaatgataaataatatttatttatttaaagaaattgatttgtaaagcctttatatcattactttagtttaaaataacaaatgaaatattattaaaaataaaataagggtatttttgtaattttaaaaattatacttggtTCTAGTATTTAatagatgtattttttttaattttgttaaaaaatatttcatgagtaaaattgtttataaatgattttgatgaaatatattattatattaattttatgaaaatatgaaaacttaacaGATTCCTATGCAAAACCAAACACTGAAAGTGATATTCCCAGGAATCATAGATAAGATTacagtgcacaaccaaacacaatgatgtaagttTCTAGACTATCAAATTACCCTATTTAACTTTTCCAGTAATATGAAAACTATAAACTCCTCATACCAAACGACCcctaagggtttatacttttttagaccctgtattttgtcccattacctgtttggaccttatgttttgacaaattactttttggaccctatcttttgtaaaatggttaaaatagaaccctaaacccgattttggtcaatgatttctcaactaaaatcacaaataatttaccaaactaacaattcataacaaaaataaaataattatacttaaaaactgtgttgttatattcaattttttctttatcaaattgagtgtagggttctattttaactattttacaaaacatagggtccaaaaagtaatttgtcaaaactaggggtgagcatcagtcggtttgggcggttttttcataacataaaatccagaattcggttttcggtccggattggcgcaatccaaaaaccgaccgaccaaaccagttaaaagaaaaaaccgaccgttttggaccgcggtttggtcggttaaaccgaccaaaccgaatttcttatttaaattttttttttttgaaagttttagttaaaaaactaaaatttttggATGGTTGGAATCcttttttgtgcatttttaaaacataaatatatagaatataatttcatattttttttatttttattaaataattttaataattaataattatataatattatattgttcggTCGATTTCGGTTCCGCCAGTCGATCCGGACAAAAttttcaaaccgaccgaacagtggtgGTTTGCGCCGTTggtggttttttcggtgttcggtttaATCGGTTtcagttttttcggtgttcggaaggtcggtgtatacggttttttcagtttttcagattttatgctcagccctagtcaaaacacaggatccaaacaggtaattgaacaaaatacagagtccaaaaaggtataaacattaaagatataattaaataattgtgctcTTATCCATAATACCTCACAACTACTAGGTCCATTTGAtgtcaataaaataaaaactttctCATTTGTTGTTATCGATGTAAAAGTTTCACAATGCATAAAAAAGCTACTAAAAACACCCAAACCCAAGGAACAAAATCTGCAAGCAAAAGTGCACTTATAACAATTTGCAGAacaaaaacacataaataaaatgACCAGAGAAGTTCATTAAAATCCATCCATGTCAATTAAGATATATAGCACAATAATATAAGTTGTACCACTAGCCAATTAAAGGAGAGTTAAACAAAGGCCAAAAATTCACAATGTTACAACACTCATTTATGTAGTATTACCCAAAATAATGTCTCTCCACCCAACATGAAAGCACCATCAGTTGTTACATTACTAGGTCAATCAATTTCTTTTTTGAAACTTGAAACGAGAAAAAATCTACTCCCCAGAGGTATCCACATCTTTGTTGTTAAAAGAAGTTAGTTAATAGATATAATGAAATGAAAATTTAAGTCAATGTCCATCAACAAACAACGAcgtgaaaaaaaaatcaagggcAAGACATACCTGCATCAAAAATACTTTTGGGAAGAACAAGAGTACAACGAAGATGAAGAACTATGAGGCGGAGGGGTCTTCATTGACATGGCTTGTGGCCGGAGACAGTGAAGATGGAAGTTGGGTGGAGGTCATGGCCGAAAAAGAGAGAGGGTGATGGAGAGAAGAGAGAGTTATCGAGGGAGATGAGAGAAAAATACATTATTATTTGGATTTTACAAGAATAAGAAtttgggttaggaatttgagaAAACGTTATTTTGGCGTTTTCAATTTTGCAAgctaaaattagaattagaatttggatttgaattttgtttttaaaaataagcaACCAATCAATAATTATTGTGGGTCCCACATTATTTGAGTTTTTCAAAGCATAAAATCAGATTTGGATACCAATCAGACCCTAAAGACTCCATCAAAatgtatcaattttttttaaatgagaaaattccAAAAGGACCAAAATTTAGCTTTcagtttaaaataactaaaaaaatcaaaataataataataatgcactCTCAAAAATGCTAAATTTATGATTACTTATATTTTAAATTCACATCCACAAATAAATCATTAAGAAAATAATTATTCACGATTTATGTCTCATCTTTTGAGCAATTTTAGGGCAAAAACATGAACACTATCGAGTTGTGGAGAATGGCACGCAAAGATGAAAGAACAAGATGACCAACTAAATTTTGAGAGATAAGAGGGAAATATTTTTGTTATAGGGTAATTTTACTCCTAGGTGGCGAGAATGACCTCAATGGTAAACAACATAATTAGTTTGCAAGAACTACCTCACCTGTTTGAAAGAAGAAGTGAGTTTATCAAGATTGCTCTTGCACGAAAAGAtcgttgataactctacaaaatagagttattttaccacattttgtaAGCTAATTGTTGTTTAGtgcttgagtttttaagtaatttatgtagtttttaagtaatttagaatttattagttttattttgattttatagaattttgtgtatttttatatttatattattgtaaaatgttgtagtttaattaattgaattatagagttaagttagaagtaaaaagatgcacttttgagcttaattgtttaagtaaattaaattgtaattaacattttcaaataattattatgactcattttataattgaaattatttgattatgatttaatttattttgaaggaaaattattGATTTAAGGTGCTTGaagcataaaaataaagaaaagaaaataaagtgtGATGAAAGGATAATTATGGCAATTTTGAAGAGGAATAAACAAAAAATTGGCACCAGGCCGATGCCTTATTCGGCCCAGAAGAAGCAACCGAGCCGAAGCCTTCAGCCACCACGGGCCCAGCTCCCTGCTCAGCCCCCCAGGCCCACTCGGACCCAGCTCCCTTCTCCCAGCCTCCGTGGGCCCGCTAGAAGCTAAGGCCCAATCTGAAACACCTCCCAATAGCACCAATTTCCTCCTGCCTTCAACTCTTCCAGCTGCCTGGGCCTTCCCCTCTCCACTCGGCCCAATGCCCTGCACGACTGAGCCCAACAATCAATAAGCGTGCAGCCAACCCAAGGCCCATGAAGCATCAGCTGCCACCCAGCCCGCATGAAGCTTCTTCCCAGCACTGGCCCAGCAGCATTCGGCCCGCCTGCCCAGCCTTCAGGTCCGCAGCCTTCCTCTAGCAGCTCCCTGCCCACTGAAGACCCCAGCAGCCCAGGCCCACTCGACCCAATCCGCCCCAAACCAGCCAGCCACCTGCAACCCACCTGCCACAGCCCCATTGAGCCCATCAAATTGCAATTTTGTCCCATTGTCCCTAAAATACCaatttttacctaaacttttctactcattttaccccaaaatcatcattacacctaaaatttaccCTATACCATGTTATTattcatttcaaatttaatttaatcaatttaaattgattattttaagcatttttttggctataaataagggagtttagtgaGTGCTTGAAGGGGAGGTTACAccacaaaatttatacactttcaagaccactccaaactcttcatcttcttattctttttagttaattttctatgtatttttagaggaacaatttgggggttttcctccaaattttcctagttATGTTTGTATTTTATATTCTAGTTATGCGTTTTCAATCgttttaagattattaagatcatgatgaagcaacttgtaactagataatatttatgttgcatgttgatttcccttgtaatgcaacaaagtttatggattttttttctttatatttgtctttcatctttaatatctcatattttggattgttagataatatgcattttgttcttcattttgcaaaacataatcttatttgtgtaagatgtgtcattaaattgtacacatccaatgcttagaacaaaaatattatgttttgccttataaataatattatttgattttttattgtttcattaggttgattcacattaaatactttgaaattatactttttgaagagtgaagaaaaatcttatatttttagaagtaatttgtgcttaaaattataaatctaattggaaaatgatagtttgatttattttaactatcactaaaacttgggaatcaatatactaataaatattattaaacttacattttgtggattctagtatcttaataatatttcttttaacatttatttttaaatcattattggtttatgtttattctcttaaatagatttattttcaatttcttattttatgttcataacattaaaactcatcaatctttggagctaggttagaatttattaattttggtttaaaatagttttcttttttattttagacaactcctttgagttcgatctcgtgcttacatgaacattatatttcatatacgatttgtACACTTgcaagtataaatttttaaaacatacttgttttgggtccatcaatcgTGAACATACaattagagctgtaaatgtgggtcgGCCCAGCCCGACACGGGCTACATTTTCGTGCTTCCGAATAATTCGGACTGGGCCGGGCCCATATTCAAATTCGTGCCGAGCCAGGCCGacccatatttgaaagagtaagcccagcACAACCCATAAGCCCGACCCGGTCCATGTCGTGCCGTGTCGGACCCAATTCGGGtcggcccactttccttatttggGCCCAAATTCGGACCCACTCTTAGGCCCATTTTAtttttgccaaaaaatgtgaggatggagaattgaaccatCCACCTTCTCTTTAAGAATCAATGGACTCACCACCAATCAAAatatatttctttgtttaaattatagtttgatatatttttatatacttttcaacaatactttacacaaaattatatcaaagataattattagaatttgaatacgtactaataaatgctaaaatgTTAAaatcacaaatcttaaaataaatgaacataattataaaattataaacattgagaaaaataatagacttttattatcattttaatttatagataattgacaaataaaaattattatcattattaatgtcaaaatatctggttttttatcgtgtcgtgctttcgggctagtttgttcgtgcttttgTGTCGTGCCTTCGAACTTGTTGTGTCGTGCTCAGACCCATGTCGTGTCATGTCGTGctaattttcaattcgtgtcgtgcctggcccaatCCCATATTTTTTTCATGTCATGTCGTGatcgtgcctcccgggctcgtgccAGTTTTGTGCCATGCTAGAAAGTTCGGCCCGTATTTACAACTCTACATACAATAAGTAATGTTCTAAAATAGTCAAGTATTCACGTGTAATTAAAATAGACATTTCAATAGCATTTGTAATTGCTATAATTATTGCCTCTATTTAACATTTGTAACGGTCATCATAGTGACCAAGTAATACATAACGTTCACCTACAATCCTATAAGTAGGTAAACCCAACAACATTTTGGAGGctaaatgataatattattttaatagtgGACGTAGGTTCGAGCCTTGGGTTGAGCTACTATAATTTTTGGTGTCATTTTTCTTTATGAGAACTGCTAAGGGGCACACTGTTGCCTAACACTACAAGTATGCGGCATAACACTATTGGTGTAATCTAATATCAGATCtcacttatttaaatttaataagtattatgaggtaTCATTAACCAATCATTGGGTGACACCTCATAtggtgttggacaccttaaggTACCAAAtaacaatatttttatttatttattatttacaaTTCTTTCCCAATACGTTGTTCGCTGACCTAAATTCGCCAACACTAATTTTGATCAAGGGTATGTTTTTCCAATAAACCATTAAaagtatatttttaaaattttgtaaaaatgAGGTATATCAATATAAGCTGTTTAAATGTACATTTCCTCAAATTTTCATTAagtaatctataattttattagaatttgtgttatattaaaaatgaaaaataaaattgactttttttttccacagatttttattattttatttattgataagtaaatagatatttaaaaacctttttaaagaaaaaaaaaaagttcattcATATATCGCTCGCAACCAATGAAAACAGGCCAAAGTGTCCCCGCGCTCGTCATTTCGGTGTAAGCGCCTTTACTTCCGACCTTTCTTATAATTTTTTGGGTTTCATGCCCTTGGAAATGGCGGTTCAATTCTCCATTGCAGCTTTCGCTTCCAAAGATCCTCTTTCCCTGTCCGCCATTTCCAGAGCTTCCTCTTAGACCTTACGAATTATGATTTGAAAAAATGAAGCGCGTTTATCACGAAATCTCAGACGACGAGTGGGAAGACCACTCTTTTAAACCCTCCCGAGTTCTCGGCAAGAAGTCTCAAAACccttcttctccacctcctcctccaaTTGAGTCTTTCTCCTTTAGGTCTTCGTCAAAGCTTGAAGTCTCTAATCAGAGCAGCGACGATTGCGTCGAGGTCGGGGATGATTTGGAGGACGACGATGCGGAGGTCGCGCATGTCAGGCCAGCGAATCGTGGCCGTAGATTTGTGATTGAGGATGACGAGAGTGATGAGGAGTTACCCGAAGTGTTCGAGGTCAAGTCAACGACTGACGAGGAGGATGAAGGAGAAGAGGACGAAGGTGCAGATGAGGATGATGTGGTTGGGAAGGCTTTGCAGAAGTGTGCTAAAATCTCGGCCGAGTTGAGACGAGAACTTTACGGTTCTTCCGTGCCGGCCTGTGATCGATATGCCGAAGTGGAATCTTCTTCCGTGAGAATTGTCACTCAGGTAACTGCATTGAGAAATTTGATACCTTTGAAGCTTTTGATTAATGGTATTCCATGTTGGTTTATTACATTAGGGGAAATGTGAGTAACTTGGCGAATTCAAGGTGTTGAATATGTCAATGAGAATTCTTGACGAACCAAACTGACCAAAGAGGAAACGAAATGAAGAATATACGTGAAGTAGCCTTAATGATTTTGAAGGGTGTCTAGTTGAGGGCATTGGAGGCGTTAGTTTAGTTCCATTTTGGCTGTTTGTGCATTGGCTGTAACAGTTGGTTACTTTTATTTTTCCTTAACCATTTCGTTCCCTAAACTTGGAATTGAAAGCAGTTGATAAATAAGTTACAGAGTTTTAGCTGAATTAGGTAATGACAGAAGAGAACATAGGAAGTTAGCTACTTAAACTAGAAAAAGGAagtaagaaagaaaataatagatTTAAGGAGATTGTGCTAAAGGAGAACAATTGAGATACTAGCCCGAGTTTCTCCGGGTTACCATATTTTGCATGTTAGGATTTTGAGGGACAAAGATGAAATTTCTCTCTTGTATGCCTTTATTTTCACCTGCAGTAAAACCGGTAAATAAGTTTATATTGTACAAGTGGATAATATTCAGTCTAGTAAAAAGTTCTGTTTTCTGTTATATATTTCATTATTTTggtatattactaattttattagATTTGGAATAGTTTTTAGATGTAGTAGACATTTCAAGGGCTTACTTTATTTCTGTAGGATGATGTAGATGCAGCATGTACATCGGAGGATTCGAATTTTCAGCCCATTCTCAAGCCATATCAGTTGGTTGGTGTCAACTTTCTTCTTCTGCTGCATCGGAAGGGTATTGGGGGAGGTACTTTTTATCTCTCTTGtcatccttttctttttttttctttctcttttttctttttctcttttgtgTTATTGTTTTTGTAATATATCATGCTTATATCGAGGCACAACTATCTGCATTCTATTTGTGTCCTTATCTACTTGAAATCATGTTTTAGCAGTTCGTGCTCAGTTACCAATATTTGTTTGTAGAATGGGTTTAATCCCAATTCCCAACAATGGTACTttaaatttccttttttttttgcagccatattggctgatgagatgggcCTTGGGAAAACCATTCAGGTATCTTGGGCATTTTTTTTGGCTACAGTGTCACTTTGTTGTTTATGGGTCTTTGATATATAATTATGACACTATTCTTGTCTGGCAGGCTATTACGTatttgaccttgttaaaccaccTACATAATGATCCTGGTCCACATTTGATAGTTTGTCCAGCTTCAGTTTTGGAAAATTGGGAAAGAGAACTTAAAAAATGGTGCCCGTCGTTTTCTGTTCTCCAGTATCATGGAGCTGTTCGATCAGCATATGCAAAGGAGTTGAACTCGTTATCCAAAGCTGGATTGCCACCTCCATTTAATGTTCTCCTTGTGTGCTATTCACTTTTTGAGAGACACAGGTTTAATTTGCTTGCATACAACAGCTGGAAAATGGTATTGTATATTTTCTGTGTTTTAAATCTTATAATTCACATGTTTCAGCGCACAGCAGAAAGATGATCGTAGGATTTTGAAACGTTGGCAATGGAGTTGTGTGCTCATGGATGAGGCCCATGCTTTAAAGGACAAAGGCAGCTATAGGTGGAAAAATTTAATGGGTGTCGCTCGAAATGCAAATCAGCGTTTAATGCTGACAGGGACACCGCTACAAAATGATTTACATGTATGTACTGatttttttattgtgttttgAGCTCTTATATCCCATAACCTGGCTCTTTTGTAATTgaaacattttatttaaattgaatgGGTCTTAGTCTACCAAGCTTGGGTAATTTTGATTAGTTTCAGTTTCATGGTTTTTCTTTCTGATGTTGATTTGATTGCTTTTTGTTGCAGGAATTGTGGTCTCTGTTGGAGTTTATGCTGCCTGATCTTTTTAGTACTGAGGATGTTGACTTAAAAAAATTGTTGAATGCTGAAGATAGAGATTTGATTGGCCGCATGAAGTCCATTTTGGGACCATTCATATTGAGGCGATTAAAATCTGATGTTATGCAGCAACTTGTTCCAAAAATACAGAAGGTTTGTAAGATGATTTTGGTTACATTTTTGATAGTGGTTAGTTTTGTATATTGGTATGTTAGAGTGTATTCCTTTCTCTTGAGTTTGGGAATTTGTGTGCAGGTTGAGTATGTGGCAATGAGAAAGCAACAAGAAGATGCCTATAAAGAAGCCATTGAGGAGTATCGTGCAGCTTCTCGGGCTCGTTTGGAAAAAGGTTCAGAGAATCAAACAAACAGCATTTTTGGAGTTCTTCCACGAAGACAAATATCCAACTACTTTGTTCAGTTCCGTAAGGTGCTATTATAACATTTTAAGCATCCAGTTTTGCTTGAATATTATTACACATAATTGAGCTTATCTTTGATACTCCTGTTTTCAACCTTTTTCCCCTTGTCTGTACCCATTTTTCTAGATTGCAAATCACCCTTTATTGGTGAGGCGTATTTACAGTGATGAGGATGTTATTCGTTTTGCTAGAAAGTTACATCCGATGGGTGCATTTGGCTTTGAATGTACAGTAGACAAAGTAATTGCGGAACTCAAAAGTTATAACGACTTCTCTATTCACAGGGTAAAACTTCTAGATTTTGTGACTTGCACTTCTTTTGATTCTTGCAATTAATTATGGGGAAGATTTATACAACATATAATTATTGATTTTAGACATTTTCCTTTCATTTCCTTCTGAAATTTGCCATCATAATCTACATGAAACgtgatatataatatatattaatatccTGGATCAGTCATACATGCTCTGTACAGGAGTTATCTGCTGGTAGTggggtttaattttattttttcttgttcTTAATATGATGATTTTAACACAATGATGTTAAAGTGATAATTAATCATATTTTGATTAGTTTTGACCTCTGAGCAACAGTCTATGAAATTAATAAAGTACGGGATGGGATCCTAGTTTTTTGTTTTGTCTTGTGGTTTCCACCACTTCTCTTTCTTTGTAATACCCACTGATCAATTATTGTTACTTTtgtatatacacacatatatgaCTTAGCAAGACATGCCAAAATGCTTAGTCTTTTCTACCTTTGTGTAGAAGTAAATGATACAAATACTATGGCTTTGCATTTCTATAACGAAACCTTTTGTTATCTTTGTATTAACTCAAGAGGTGTCCATTTAGTAAAGAAAAGTGCCCATCTAGTAAAGTGCAAGAATATAATTCTCTTACAATTTTCTGTTGGTAGTAATCGTTGGAGGAATGGGATTTAGTTGGGCCTGAAGTGGATTTAGTCTAtatttttgtttctaaaattgagGAAAAGTAACTTAATGAACACGAGTTGATTAGTTTATAACAGGCCAATATTTTTGAATGAACGTGATCAAATTGATTGTGATGAAATGTTGGGTCTGGAGGCCCTTTATAAGCACTTTGTCTACAATGTCAGCAAGTGGCAAGAAATTATGATTTTCTTTGCTTTGTTATACTGTAGCTTCGGGAGGTGAGGAGGTCTTAATGGTTTTTTTTACAGTGGTGGGGAGTGAATTTTCTAAGATTCAGAGTTATTAATAGTTAAATTAGTGGGTAGATGTGTAAGCTTTTGAAAAGAATTCAAGAGGATAGATAAGTTAGGATTCATTAAATGTCTTGGTTAGGATGAGTTTGGGCACTGCTGGAGAAGTGTTTAGAAAAGTTAAGTGAATTGTTACACACACTAACCAGTCCTTTCGGAAAGCTCTAGAGGCTTTTCTGCATGTGATTTTCCATCCTTGTCACTATCTCATTTTGTGTATTAATTGTATTTAGTGGATCTAGTATTTAGTAATGAGGGCTGGGAATTCATGTTTACTTTTGTTGGTTTTGAATATAAGGATATTGTGCTAAATTCCTTTTTAGTATCTCAAAATTGTGGTTGTCATGATGAGGTCAACCAATTTCCCTAAAGGGAAAATGTGAACAAAATTAGGTTTTTGGCATGGTGACCATATAGAAGTCTCATCTTGAAAACACAAACAAGTGAATTCGTCCGCTTGAGTTTTCTATCAAGTTTATTCCAAGGTACATGTCCTGTTTCTTGGAATTATACAGGATGGTGTAGTTTGACTTTAATTTTCAGTGGGTGTATCCTACGAAtggtttgatatttttttttaaggtGGCTTTCCCCTTGGAAAGTGGGTAGAGGAAAGTAGCCGAGGAACACTAGTATGGTGATCTCTTTGACAATTTGGCTTGGAAAAATAAGGAAGATCTTTAAAGATTGGTTAGAGCTAAGGATTGGGTAGCTCTCCGGGTAGTAGACACAACAAGGCTTTTAAAGTATTTTGATTGCAGATTTGCTGAGGGATGGGTTTTAATTTTGAAATCTATTTATTTTAGGGGATACCTTGTGCCCATGTCCTGTACATTTTCTgtcattatatatatgtttttagtttACAGTTTTTCTTGTAGTTGTCTTTTATATTGTGTTGCTAGAGTTttgtttctctttattttttgtatttccTTAGTTTTCCTGTTTGTTACCAAGGTTTTCCTCCGCAATAATGGGCTTTTAATACACTTGAGAGGAGGTCACTCATATGACCTTtgtctctttttcaaaaaaataacgtgtgtatatatatatatagtggtgTCTAAGGTTCAAGTCCTTGAGTGCTTACGCAGCAATTGCTATTTATATGGGCACTCGAGGAGTAATGCCTTATCTTATACTACGGTGAGGATGAGATCATGATTTTCCATGTTGTGTAAACTAATGTTAGCATTTATTTCCACCATGGTGGAGCataattttatttactttttttgaaaatttaGGTTTCTAATCCATCTTCCTTGGGATcaaacttttcatttttattttaaattaaaacaataaaaacaaaaatagaaacAGGAGctgatatttttatatttataaaatgtttgtaTAGAAGTTTTAAAAGATGATAAGATGTCATCTTAGAACTTACAATCCTTGATGAAATTTAGAATATGATTTTTAGTATCAAACACCCATTACTTGACTGACTCCATCCCATAAAGACTCTGAACTCTCTACGTAGTCTTAAAAGACTACAGTATAATATTATTTCCAACCACAGACTATCTATGCTTCTACATTCCTCAGTTTCTTCTTTTGAAGAGTGCTCCTTTGCCAAAGCTCTCCGGTTTGGCTCACAATGGGGGATTAGTTCTGATTGAATTCAATGCCAGAGCACAGAGGATTTTGTCAAGTGGGTTATGAATTTTAAACTTGAAAATCACCAAGATTTCATTCCGTGTGCTATTTCTCTGTGGGAGTGTGTGTGGTGTGTGCAAAATATCACCATTTACAAACAAGGGAAAATCAAACAGAGGAGTTACTCAGCAACACAAATCATCGGATCCTGGCCTTCAAACTTACATGCTGTCTACCTGACCTTCACTCTGTCCCCTCAAGCCCAGATCCTCCTGTCACTACCGAGTTCGAGCGCCCGTTCTGCAATGTTTCTGTCTGACTGTGGTATCTGATGTGTCTGTTCCAATGGTTCTTTGGGGCTGCCAGCGGTCATTTGGATCTGGGTGGAGAAGCTGTTGTCATTACCATGAAGTATGGTGGTTCCTCTTCAGTCACGGAAGCTGAGCTAAGAGCTCTCATTTTGGCTGTGCATTCAGCTAGATTGAGAGACTGGCTCAAtgtggatttttttttattatggatTCAAAACAGTTGGTTGTGGGTCTTAATAAGGGAGTCTGCTCTGATTGACTCATTCTAGGCTTCTTTCAGGGCCTATTTTATTTATGACTCAGG
It includes:
- the LOC133824260 gene encoding protein CHROMATIN REMODELING 19, which gives rise to MKRVYHEISDDEWEDHSFKPSRVLGKKSQNPSSPPPPPIESFSFRSSSKLEVSNQSSDDCVEVGDDLEDDDAEVAHVRPANRGRRFVIEDDESDEELPEVFEVKSTTDEEDEGEEDEGADEDDVVGKALQKCAKISAELRRELYGSSVPACDRYAEVESSSVRIVTQDDVDAACTSEDSNFQPILKPYQLVGVNFLLLLHRKGIGGAILADEMGLGKTIQAITYLTLLNHLHNDPGPHLIVCPASVLENWERELKKWCPSFSVLQYHGAVRSAYAKELNSLSKAGLPPPFNVLLVCYSLFERHSAQQKDDRRILKRWQWSCVLMDEAHALKDKGSYRWKNLMGVARNANQRLMLTGTPLQNDLHELWSLLEFMLPDLFSTEDVDLKKLLNAEDRDLIGRMKSILGPFILRRLKSDVMQQLVPKIQKVEYVAMRKQQEDAYKEAIEEYRAASRARLEKGSENQTNSIFGVLPRRQISNYFVQFRKIANHPLLVRRIYSDEDVIRFARKLHPMGAFGFECTVDKVIAELKSYNDFSIHRLLLYHSISDSKGVLQDKYVMRSGKCQALAELLPSLKQDGHRVLIFSQWTSMLDVLEWTLDVIGLSYRRLDGSTQVTERQTIVDTFNNDTSIFACLLSTRAGGQGLNLTGADTVIIHDMDFNPQIDRQAEDRCHRIGQTKPVTIYRLVTKGTVDENIYEIAKRKLVLDAAVLESGLEMDEEGGETSEKTMGEILSTLLLG